A stretch of Natator depressus isolate rNatDep1 chromosome 2, rNatDep2.hap1, whole genome shotgun sequence DNA encodes these proteins:
- the LOC141981619 gene encoding putative G-protein coupled receptor 141, whose protein sequence is MFNTSSAQQDFPSNGTLPQNLERLHLILIALYSVNLAGGIAGVIVMALQLFQRNIQSVMTIIIINLMVVHSILLLSLPFRLTYYISSEWKFGWFTCKMFSAMIYAHMYITFIFYVAIIIIRLLRLEFRRWYTKTWIAAVWFVGTVIIFPIFLSYYGTSKNYNHSKCFQFHRDIQEQGMMTANYCMIGIMVATVSALFIIQLVVIFQLAMKYWPDMNSRVEFRAQMKSFFFILVILVCFIPHHVFRIYYIQNFPLEDDHDLFLYNEIFLAFTALCCLDMLCFIAGIAH, encoded by the coding sequence ATGTTTAACACAAGCTCAGCACAACAGGATTTTCCCTCCAATGGAACACTGCCACAAAACTTGGAGAGACTGCATTTGATTTTGATAGCACTATATAGTGTCAAtctggcagggggcattgctggagTCATTGTGATGGCCCTTCAATTGTTTCAAAGGAATATACAATCTGTGATGACCATCATTATCATCAATCTCATGGTGGTACATTCCATTCTCTTGCTCAGTCTTCCTTTCCGCCTTACCTATTACATTTCATCTGAATGGAAATTTGGGTGGTTCACCTGCAAAATGTTTAGTGCCATGATCTATGCCCACATGTACATCACCTTCATTTTCTATGTCGCTATTATTATAATACGCCTCTTGAGACTGGAATTTCGGAGGTGGTACACTAAAACCTGGATTGCTGCTGTCTGGTTTGTGGGAACTGTGATTATCTTCCCTATTTTTTTGTCATATTATGGCACCTCTAAAAACTATAACCATTCTAAATGCTTTCAGTTCCACAGAGATATTCAGGAGCAGGGTATGATGACAGCAAACTACTGCATGATTGGTATTATGGTGGCAACAGTCTCTGCACTCTTCATAATCCAATTAGTTGTAATCTTTCAGTTAGCAATGAAGTATTGGCCTGACATGAACTCACGTGTGGAATTCAGGGCTCAGATGAAGAGCTTTTTTTTCATCCTGGTAATACTAGTCTGCTTTATACCTCATCATGTATTCAGAATATACTACATCCAGAATTTTCCCCTGGAGGATGACCATGATCTATTCCTATACAATGAAATTTTCTTAGCTTTCACAGCACTGTGCTGCTTGGATATGTTATGCTTCATAGCAGGAATAGCCCATTAA